The window tatagtaataacggtaataactaataaataccggtacatttgagtaaaataagtcattcaggagccaggtggtacgcagtgtagcaaaaaaaacgaatgagtggtacgcgatcgcaaaaagtttgagaaacactgcagTCTGACCTAAATATGGTTATTAATCAGTGTAGGCTACACTAAAACCGTTAGTCAAGAACAGAATTCTGATTTCTGATGTTTTGTACAGCGGATTGATAATCTGGTAATTCATCTTCAACAACACTACTGTTTCTCCTTCCTGTCGACAACTCACGAGTAGCTTCTCCATTCTCCGTAGATCTGAACGTTATGTCAGACCTGATCACATCGTTGTAAGATGGCAGTTCGTTGGATGGTGTCGCAGTATATCTTCTCGGAAGAAGGGGAAAAGTGATCCTTAAACTTCTCGAACGAGACTGTTCATAATTTGGTtggtttgttaaaatttcacTTCTTGTGACATTCCCACTTCTTCTAATAGAAACTGACGAGTAGACACGGTCAAGCCATTCTTCTGAAAAGTGGTTAAAATAGCTAACTTTGACCTAAATTAGTTACCTGCCTTGTTGTATGCGTTAAGTCACTTAATTATAGTTTATGGGCTGGTATTACTTGCAAATATTTGCAAGGGATGATATGGAAACTACCCATATTACtaacaaaaggaaaaaaaacaagatcaaaaatttcaaaatatacagaaaaagtttaaaatactttAGTGAAACAACTTGGCTGTAGCGCCTAATCTCAAATatgcaaagtttttatctCCAAAAGCTAAAAAGGTAAAGGTAAAAATCACTAACATGAAAGTAAGATTAATGCTAAAGATTAGGTTATTCCAAAACAAAGCAAGCTATACTTTTACCATTATTTCGGCGAAAATAGAAACCCAATGCAATGAAAACAATGGACGCTACTGCAAAAGCACTTCCTGTTATCCAGTTCCACTGAAGAGTAAAGAAAACTATAGCTGCAACAAACATGATTGCCCCGAAACTTAGACATATAATGGACGAGTAAAGTTTGCACCTTCGGCACAATCTTCGGATTCTGGCACGTTGAAACTGACCACCACGATCTGTACTGGAACCATTTACCACCTGAAAAATACGTTGATATTTGCATAAAATGACATAGCTTTATGGATCTTTGTATAATTACAATGCTGACAATTCTGTAACCATGTTAGTTACTTTTAGCAagtaattttcgttttaacgCAGGTTTCACTGCCGTGGATGTCGTTAGGACAGAGATGGGCGCAAGCGTGCTCATTGTTTAAGAGCTTGAACGGGAGCACGCTCCTATTTTAGGGCTATCCGCTCGTCGCTCTTTTTTTTTCATCAACACTATGAAAgcacaaaatagaaaaaagtctcataaaaaattaagttaaattGAACgtctaaatttttttgactGATTTGAGGCTAATTTTATGGTGGGAATaaaaaaagattgttttgAGATTAACCTAAGGTAATTAACAAGAAACCAACTGACGTGATAATAGGGCATATATAAAATCGGtgtaaaaacaaacacatgATACTGTGTTAGGTAATTCAGCATTGTTCGTCATGTTGCGTAATTTTCTATAGTTTTTCTAAATTACCGTAGTGTGATATTTCGTAAAATCCTGTTGACCAGTTTGTAAtataaatgacaaaatgcttggTCAACTACTTGGCTACGAGGAACGCCAAGACCAACGTATATGGGTATATGATTATATCAAacacttttgttatttttccaTATCCGATAATTGCAAGCAAAGTTGGACTGAATCCCTTGTTCAATAAATCCCAAAGACAACTGGATCGCTGCAAGTTATTTTAGTAAGCATAATTTTGTATCAGCTAAGAGATTCATCTCTTTCATTGACCAATAAGTGACAGAGTAAAGCAtaatttgtttgcttaaaatgACCTATAGGACAACAGAATAACAtgtaattttttcaatgtcTCACTTTATGCAGTGCTCAGTCTTAATGGCAACTTAACCAACCCGTTCGCCTGCAAGTTAAGCTCAACAAACCAAACACCCGATCCGTTTATAATCTCAGTGTGGATCCAGCATAAAAAATCGAGTCatcagaaaaaaacatttaaaataattatattgaATATGCACTTGCTTCTAAGTTTCTTGACAACCTTCCTTTGAtcaaaacttttctattttcgTCAAGAAAGTTCAATAATATAATGTCTTTGTTGTAAAAGTTTAGTGACTTCGGTTCGCATCATTGGTCCTGTAAGAAACCGATCAAATGAACTAAATCAGAGAAACTGTTTGAAATTTCCAGATTATTGGCTTCAAACATGTTAATAAATTTGTATCAACGCCGCGTATGGTATTCCAAATCATAATTtgctttattacgtcatgaatgaatagttaatttctttattttttggatcCATTTCGGATCTATGATGCCAAATggaatcaaaaaaatataacaagtGCACAATGCCCGTAAACAATGACGAATGAAATAATTACTACAGAaagataataaattaataatatatAGCGACAGGAatcaatcaaatttttttcgaACGAAAATATgtcttgtgacgtcatagaagGTTATTTAAATTTGAACCATAGCAAGAGTACAAAGTAAGCATATGCTGGTGCATTCAATCAGTTATATAGAAATTGCTAGTTAGCagaaaaaataagttttactaTTATTTGTAGGACTACATGATAGTATAAACTTACagcaaaaaaaaagtttaggaCGTTTACACAGAACTTGTTAATGCCACAAAAGTTTAATCATCCCCAATGGTTCGCAAAGgaataaaaacacatttcctGAAGTAAGCcagattattttaatttaacactCGATTAGATTAATATTTTTAGATAAACTATACTAAATGGTAAATTTATTGAGTATAGATTTAGTAGTACTGTTAAAGGTTGCGTTCAACTAAATTTGTTACAAATAACACTCAATGTactaaaacaattttcctTTTAATTCGACGAAAATCACCCATGATGGGACATTGTGTTCAAGACGGGACAGCACGATAATTTCTTTCAGCCACAAGGTGGCGCAATATTAAAACCGTTACATTGTCGCCTTCTTTTTGACATACTAATAAAAAAGTAGCTTACTCTGTGTTTTGAGCTAAtataataaaaagaaaaaggaccccaaattttaaaaattggcagTCGTAGCGGTTTGTCATTATAGAAATGGTTTATTGACAATAATATGGATACTCTAAGATGGAACAAATTGCCTCCACTTGAGGAGCTATGTTATACCTCTATGGTGTTGAGACAGATTTCTAAGTTATATCTTTATATCTTTTGACTGAGTTTGGATTGCAACGTTTGTATTTAAAACAGATTTAATACAAATCCATCGAAATCCATCCATCGGTGTGAACGATTAAATACAAAATGCGTAGGGTTACATAGAACAAACACCATGTTCAGTTTGTTATGGAAAACATTAgatggaaaatttgtttatccGCAAAGCTTCATGCGTTTAATCTTTTaggatttaaaatttaaaaggaTCCGTTTACAACGCAACCAAAAGATAATTAGCAGTATCATTAAATAAACAATCTTTCAAAATTGTAGTTGGTAGCCTAAATTCGAATTCTATAGGTGAAATggaatcaaaatattttgactttAAGTGGTTTATAGTATAccacacaaaatttgaaaaaagctTGCCTTACgccaagaaaaacaaattacattttatgtttaataaCGATAAATGCAGGAAAGAAACGGCCACacagatttttagaaaatcatatttattactttgtaatgaaatggtgatTTATCGTTACTTGGCCTGCaaggacgaccacttcaattacaatgtttgtctgtagaattgcttaatgtcctcgaaatgaaatgagtctcaggtcgttgtttcgcttctcttaatcttagaatcaattgtacacctcgaaaactgtataatctggttatattgaagtttcattgaatgaataaatcaagatagaacattgtgacagcaacagcataaagacatgttgcggcgttgaacgtagaaaccaaaagagactgaatgaatcaaaatgcacgcacaggggaagcatcgattacgtcacgcagtgttatgcttcgctgattcgatagacgagaattctatgtagtacacaattttatattacattaattgatatatttatcacataacctCCCCCCAGAAAATCGCgttaaaatgcaattttaaagcaattttctaATCATGATAGAAACAATTCTTGAtaagcaataattaaaacaatagtgttgataacaaaagtcaatataacACGTTAAATGTAGatcacataacaataaacgttgAAACATAGTTACAATACAATTCATATTGGCAATACATTCGCAAAACGATAGTAATATGTTTTCTGTATCTCAAAATtagtatacaaaacaaacaatgatgacatttatgtcacgactttaaat of the Clavelina lepadiformis chromosome 7, kaClaLepa1.1, whole genome shotgun sequence genome contains:
- the LOC143465503 gene encoding uncharacterized protein LOC143465503 isoform X1, giving the protein MEARKKERKNQAMDSENVLQQERAIEEMNTDQYAQRENSTQGCRLFISHQSVDILPAADVYPHREVVNGSSTDRGGQFQRARIRRLCRRCKLYSSIICLSFGAIMFVAAIVFFTLQWNWITGSAFAVASIVFIALGFYFRRNNEEWLDRVYSSVSIRRSGNVTRSEILTNQPNYEQSRSRSLRITFPLLPRRYTATPSNELPSYNDVIRSDITFRSTENGEATRELSTGRRNSSVVEDELPDYQSAVQNIRNQNSVLD
- the LOC143465503 gene encoding uncharacterized protein LOC143465503 isoform X2; this encodes MDSENVLQQERAIEEMNTDQYAQRENSTQGCRLFISHQSVDILPAADVYPHREVVNGSSTDRGGQFQRARIRRLCRRCKLYSSIICLSFGAIMFVAAIVFFTLQWNWITGSAFAVASIVFIALGFYFRRNNEEWLDRVYSSVSIRRSGNVTRSEILTNQPNYEQSRSRSLRITFPLLPRRYTATPSNELPSYNDVIRSDITFRSTENGEATRELSTGRRNSSVVEDELPDYQSAVQNIRNQNSVLD